Below is a genomic region from Pyrococcus kukulkanii.
GTGCCCGTTGACAATGCTTTCCCGAAAGTTAGTGCGGTCAAAACAGATGTTACAAGAAAAGCTCCTATGAGAGACGTCCTAATCCCCCTGTTAAACGCTTTCACCTGCTCTGTGGAGACATCCTGAATAAATTGAGCTAGAGAAGTTTCGAATTGAGCGAGAGTTTCTTCAACGTCGGCTAGGGGGGCAGTTTTCAAAAGTTTAGCTCCACCAATTCCTGAAAGATTGAGGTCAATAAACGCACTCCAAGAGAGGTACAGGAGTAAGGAAGGGGCTAAAATTATTAGGGCAATTATTCCAGTGCTTGAACTAATTTCTAGACTTACATGCTTCATTTTATCACCTCGACTTGGCTATTATAAAGAGCCCTACCCCGAGTAACACAATAAGACCTAACAACACACTTTCATTCCCCGAATTATCGCTTTTCAGAAATTCTAAGATTTTATCTGAAGGCTGGATTTCGAACCCAAGTAAAACTGGCCCTTCATATATCCCAAGCGGGTCTTTGGGATAAAGCAACTCACTACCCACGACATATGGCGGCTTTGTTAGAAGGTTTGCATATTTTATTCTGACTGGACTATCACAAGTTGTGTTACTTGAGGGGAGGAGGGTCCCGTAACAGAAAACGTACGTAAACTCTCTAGTTGACATAATGTCAATTGGTTTGGGAATTGCTATCTTAGTGTTATTTGTTAGGCATACATCTGCTCTTTCCATTTTTTCAACCTTAAGAAATTCAAAAATGTGGAAGGGCTTGAGCTCCTTCTTATCTCCAAATATGTAGAATGGAAATAGTACCCTTGTATTGTTAAGCTTGAAGGTATTAGTCTCCTTGTCGACAATAAAATTAACTATAAACTTCTTCTGTGTTAAATTAAATCCAGAAAAATCCCTTATGAAGAGCTCTACAGAAACGTTTACGGACTTTCCTAGGTCTTGACAGCTTAATATTCTGACATCCCCTACATATCTCGTGTTTCCAGCTCCCTTCGGAGTTATATAGGCAACAGTCTCATAGGTATCTGAGTCAACTTGACGTAATGGGATTATTGAAACAGATCCCGTTATTCTGCAGTCCTCAGTAGCGATTACACTATCCGTGATCAGGAGTGAAAGAAAGAATAATAAGACGAGCACAGCTTTTTTCAATAATATTCCCCCCTATTCATGAATATAAATTCTGCCACCAACATCCACATTGGGGTTGTAGATTACCACTTCTGTGTAGTCTTTCCAGAGGCTGTGTATTATTTTTCTGACGACTTTTACATACGCCACAGCGTTGACTCTGTACCCATAGTCAGTTTTTTCCATGACCTTTTTCTTCCAGTAGTATGTCTTGTAGTATCTAACATCCTTTTCAAGCCCGTCAAGTTCTTTGGCTTTCACTTGGAGGAGATACTTTGGACTAACAGCTACTTTCCCATTGGAAAGGTGAGCAATACTGTACCCTGATGCTGCTCCAGCGGCAACTCCATATTCTCCAGATATAACTACCTTGAAAGTAAGGTACGCACTCCCATACCTGGCTGTAAGCTCTATGTTGGCAGAGGTTACGCCATCTGCCGTATCGATCCATTCTCCTAGAATGGCAGCTGATACGGGTTCATATCCCATGACGAAGTTCGTTGGGAATATACTTCCAAAAACAAGTATTATTATAAACAGTAATTTAGTTTTAGTACTCATCTCTCATCACCTTGATACTATTTAATCTAACTATTTATAATTTTTTCGTTCTATATATACAATTTTATACAATAAAATATTCTAATAGAAAAAGTGGATAAAGTTAAAAAGTTAAATAAATGCCCTAGAGTGTGGTGCAATCACGTTAATAATTAGCACGTCATTTCTTACTAATCTGAAAAGAAAGTTTTTTAAAAAGAAAAGTAATCCCATGTGCCCGGGGGGAGCGAAGGGGAGTCATCGCTCGGTCTATCCTTCAGCTCCTCCCCCGCGGTTGCCCCGGGCATTTAAAAATTAGCAAGGTTTTTATATAACTTTGACTAGCCTGGAGGTAGGTGAAGAGGATGGCCAAGGAGAAAGCAACGTTACCTCCAACCGGTGCAGGGTTAATGAGGTTCTTTGATGAAGACACTAGGGCAGTAAAGATAAGTCCAAAGGGAGCAATAGCCCTTGTGTTGATATTTATAATGCTTGAGGTTCTCCTTCATATCGTTGGCCCAAGGATATTTGGTTAAATTGGTGTCTTCTTTAGTCCTCTAGCATTTAACTCATCATTTACTATCTTCCTCATTATATCCTCTAAGTAGCCGGAGATAAGTGTCTCAACATTGGCCTTTATGTTGTCTATGTCATGCCTTATTCCCTCAAGCAACTTGATATACTCCCTCGCCATCTCAAGCTGTCCTTCCTGTTTTAGCAGTTGTTCCTTTAGGTGATCAAAGTCATCTTCAAGCACTTCTAACCTTCTAACTTTCCTTTTGAGTTCCTCTAATTCTCTCTCAAGTTGTTCTTTTTCGGATTTTAACTTTCTTATCTCCTCTTCTTTCCTTTCTAGTTCCTTCACGAGATTGTTATATTCTTCGGCTATCTGAGCAAGCCTTTCTATCTCTCTTAATGGAGGAACTTTTCCGTCTCCCAGGAT
It encodes:
- a CDS encoding preprotein translocase subunit Sec61beta, coding for MAKEKATLPPTGAGLMRFFDEDTRAVKISPKGAIALVLIFIMLEVLLHIVGPRIFG